From a region of the Haloferax volcanii DS2 genome:
- a CDS encoding DUF2073 domain-containing protein, giving the protein MPEATASDNGSDGVQIDLFSGNRMANLTSMEKIRLILDGVRDGNIVILEEGLSPDEESKLIEVTMAEISPDEFNGIEIETYPRSQTADQSFLDRLMGRQSTQKLTVIGPANQIQTLHKDENLISALVSRK; this is encoded by the coding sequence ATGCCTGAAGCAACCGCCTCCGACAACGGCTCCGACGGGGTCCAGATAGACCTCTTCAGCGGGAATCGGATGGCAAACCTCACCAGCATGGAGAAGATTCGACTCATCCTCGACGGCGTCCGTGACGGGAACATCGTCATCCTGGAGGAAGGCCTCTCGCCCGACGAGGAGTCGAAGCTTATCGAAGTCACGATGGCCGAGATAAGCCCCGACGAGTTCAACGGTATCGAAATCGAGACGTATCCGCGTTCGCAGACCGCAGACCAGAGCTTCCTCGACCGGCTCATGGGCCGACAGTCGACCCAGAAGCTCACGGTCATCGGTCCCGCGAACCAGATTCAGACGCTTCACAAGGACGAGAATCTCATCAGCGCGCTCGTCTCGCGAAAGTAG